Proteins encoded within one genomic window of Glycine soja cultivar W05 chromosome 1, ASM419377v2, whole genome shotgun sequence:
- the LOC114415288 gene encoding uncharacterized protein LOC114415288: MSSLQLCHVVDLEQGSLSHHRSVSGSDMSMCFSDAENGSCYSHFYSTNGDPYDDYTIGCVSDAEDSRKASSVTDCSVEVEIESGVPEIKVHLAKVERDCRICHLGLESDSQEESGVPIELGCSCKDDLGAAHKNCAEAWFKIKGNRTCEICHSVARNVCGANEETTQTSSDSNNANNAASTISTSAEPRRFWQGHRFLNFLLACIVFAFVISWLFHFNMPSS, translated from the exons ATGTCAAGTCTACAGTTGTGTCATGTGGTGGATTTGGAGCAAGGGAGTCTCAGTCACCACCGTTCTGTGAGTGGCAGTGACATGAGCATGTGCTTTTCTGATGCTGAGAATGGTTCATGCTATTCCCATTTCTATTCAACAAATGGTGACCCTTATGATGATTACACCATTGGTTGTGTTTCTGATGCTGAGGATTCAAGGAAGGCTTCTTCTGTCACTGATTGTTCAGTGGAGGTGGAAATTGAAAGTGGGGTTCCTGAAATTAAGGTGCATTTGGCCAAAGTGGAGAGGGATTGCAGAATTTGCCATCTTGGTTTGGAGAGTGATAGTCAAGAAGAGTCTGGAGTTCCCATTGAATTGGGCTGTTCTTGTAAGGATGATTTGGGTGCTGCTCACAAGAACTGTGCTGAGGCCTGGTTCAAGATTAAGGGGAATAG GACATGTGAAATATGTCATTCAGTTGCACGGAACGTTTGTGGGGCAAATGAGGAGACAACACAGACATCGAGTGACAGCAACAATGCTAATAATGCAGCATCCACAATCTCAACATCAGCAGAACCTCGAAGATTTTGGCAAGGCCATCGTTTCCTGAATTTTCTGCTTGCTTGTATAGTTTTTGCGTTTGTCATATCGTGGCTTTTTCACTTCAATATGCCCTCGTCGTAA